One part of the Phragmites australis chromosome 3, lpPhrAust1.1, whole genome shotgun sequence genome encodes these proteins:
- the LOC133911654 gene encoding uncharacterized protein LOC133911654 — protein sequence MATASKKEEEDYRARITIMLGIAKFLLLQALAFRGHDESSSSKNKGNFLEMLKWYKEKDEKAAKLLDNAPGNNLMTSPKIQKQLCKACAQMTTKAIIDDIGGRQFAMLVDEARDASIKEQMAVVLRYVNNKGQVIERFLGLQRRILDENPYAFYIHCCAHQLQLVVVSVAKCYSLFWISLTTSL from the exons ATGGCTACCGCCTCcaagaaggaagaggaagactATAGAGCTCGAATTACTATTATGTTAGGTATTGCAAAATTTCTTCTATTACAAGCTCTTGCTTTTCGTGGACACGATGAGTCTTCTAGCTCAAAGAATAAGGGGAACTTCCTAGAAATGCTGAAATGGTATAAAGAGAAGGATGAAAAGGCTGCAAAGTTGCTTGACAATGCTCCTGGAAATAATTTAATGACTTCACCAAAAATACAAAAGCAGTTGTGCAAAGCTTGTGCACAAATGACCACCAAAGCCATTATTGATGATATTGGAGGTAGACAATTCGCCATGCTTGTTGATGAGGCACGAGATGCATCTATCAAGGAGCAAATGGCTGTGGTTTTAAG GTATGTCAATAATAAAGGGCAGGTGATAGAGAGATTTCTTGGGTTGCAACGACGTATACTAGATGAAAATCCATATGCCTTTTATATCCATTGCTGTGCCCATCAGTTGCAATTGGTGGTTGTCTCGGTTGCCAAGTGTTATTCtttgttttggatttctttaaCTACATCACTTTGA